ATCCCTGTTATGAATGGGTGACACGCTGCTCGTGCAAATTCTGCATTTTCAATACGTCTGCCGAAATGAGCCGCACATCGCAGCTCTTTCCCGATGATTGGGCGTATCTGAAGCAAATGGAGCAAGAGCTCGGCCACACGATGAAAAGCAAGGATGGCATCCCACACACGCTCAGCGCCTTTATTAAAGAGGATCAGTACACGTTCTTCTAATAAAGCCATCCAATAGGTAATCATTCCGAGGAGGTAATTCCATGTCGTCAATTTTCAAAGAATCATCCGCCCGTAAAGCGCCAGAGGCGCTAATTTCAAAGATGCGTGCGATAGTCGAAGAAGTCGTCGCTCACCCCAAATTCAGATCTGACTTTGAGGTAGCCGATCGAAACACAATCGACCAACAACCCGGCATTTACGCCTGGTACGTCTACGATTGCGGAACACACCTGATGCCGCTTAAGGACTTGAATGCAGTTCTTGAATTTCAGCGCGAATGGATCGGAGGCATGAAAGTCCTCTCCGGAAAGAAACATTTGGATGATGACCAGCTCTATGTACTAAACGCACGTACAGGCGATCTCCGGCGTGTCATGGAATTCAAAACTGAATCAAATCTTATAGAGAAGCTTCTGCTTACTGCGATATAGGATGTACGGACGTTCTTGAGGGGTTCTGAAGCAAAAGCTTCAGTTCTCCAACTAGGCTGCCCGTGCAGTCCTTACACAAACGATTCTAGGAGGAGTCAATTATGAACCAACAAACAACTGAAATGAGCTTTCAACTTTTGATCGAGGAAGACAAGATTCAGGGTGATTTTATCGGATATATTCCAGCACTTCGCCTTGGCGTCCAGGGCGATTCTTTAGAAGAAGTACGCGTCAATGCTGCCGATCTGCTACAAATGGAAATTGAGTCGCGCCTGCAGATGGGCAAGAGCCTTCCTTCCGATAATACGGCAACGATGGAGCGCCTCACGATCAGCGTCCCGCTCCCAGTAGAAAAATGATGAGTTTTGTTGGTCTCAAAATGCCGATGCCCCCGGCTTATAGGGGCATGGTGTTTTTTATGGACGATATTCCGGATCGAGCCTTTGATTTTCGACTCTCAGGGAAGTGAACTGATTTTCGTTTCAATTGTTTGCTGTACGAGGCTCTGATAAAACGTTAAGTCAGCTTCTGAAACATCGCATTCGAATTTCCGTCCGTTCAAGGAATAGCGATATCGTTTGCCAAACAACGGATTTTCGTCGATCCACATTTTATTTTCTCGCATTTTCTTTTTAGATTCGTCCAACTCCGTGACGATGGCCTGACCCACAATTTTGCCGATAGCGGAAGTTAACCCTTTCTTATCTTCCACGAAATTTTTCGCTTCTTCATACAAGCTCAAAAGAGCAACATGTGTTTTTAACGAAATCAGTGGATCAAATCCCTGCATACATCATACATCCTTTATTAAGTGGTTCTCATGCAATACAAGTGGTTCACCAATCACAGAGTCCTTTACAAGCGACGAGCCGCACTAACATGTTGTATTCCTGAAATTGCAACTCGCTTTTTAACCGACCCCATGAATCGAATAAAATACTCCTCGAACTTAATTGATAGCTGTTTCTCGGCGACATCCCGCTTTATCGCAACTGATTCCTCAAGGCCGCGGCAAACAATGCGATACCGTACAAATAATTCTGAGTGTTCCCCATCCAGCCATTCGATACTAGCTTCGTTGAGACGCTCATTGATTAATGCTATGTCGGAAAGAATGAGATCCAGTAAGCGATACGTTGCGGTGATATAGGTTGGGCTGAGCAGGTCTTTTGAAGTCTTAATCTTCTTTAGGTTGTGTTCAATCCGTTCTTGCATCATCTTTAAGATGATGTTCTCCCTAATGATATCTCGTTCTTCTATTGAGATGATACATTGATTAACCTGCATAGCTTTGCACCGGCTCAAATGCAAGGACATTCTCAATAGTGAACATCCGCGGCCCACGGGATTTTAAGCAGTAAGCCCGGATACGGCCGTCAACAACCGACCTCACTTCGATCAGCCGTTGCGTCATTTTGTTCTCGCGATCAACGTATACGATCCTTACCATGCAACCTACGTATTTTTCAAGCGACATCCAAACCCCTCCACACGAACGTATGATCTTATTATAACCCGAATATACGTTCGTCACGCAAGAGGGAAATTAATACCTAGGCTTGCGCTTATGATCGGGACGTTTTTCATCTAACCATTCGAGTTCGTTAATATTCGAATCAATTTGTTGTTTTGCAAATCCTTCATTTTTCTTTGTTCTTTTCCTCACAAGCGTTGCTTTCGGCTTATCACTTTTTTTCATCTATTTCATCCTCCGCGGTTTCATGCATTAGGAATAATCTATGCACATTCGCCGAAGACGGAGTGGGTAAATGGCATTCCCAGGAGGGAGAGTCATGCAAAAAAGGACCGCCGATATTGGACGCCCCCAGGAATAATTGCTATAAGATGAACTCTTCGAACACTGGTGACCGCAGCATGCCGTTCTTCGTCCAGTTTCGTGTTTTTACCCGCGCGCGGATGATTGGCCTGAAGTGAGCGGCGAACTTGTCTTCCTTATAAATGAGCTTGTGCTGAACGCTCCGTAGCGCACGCTTGTGTTCGTCGTTAATCCCAAATTCAATTATGCCAGCCGGTCGCATGCGACCATTTTCTTCAATCGACGTTAGCCAACCTAGCTGACCGCGGCGCGCCCCCGTGATGAACACTTCAGCCCGCGTCCAGTTAATGACTTTTTGCCAGGACCACGAGCGAGTGCCGACTGCATACCGTGACCGGAGGTCCTTAATCACGACCCCTTCAAGGCTAAGCGCACTGGCTGCTGCGAAATACTGGACCGCGCTGCCCTTCGCCGGCATGACTTTCGTATAGCGTTCTGTTTCCGTGAACGCTTCAAAGAGCAGTTCCTTGCGCCTGGAAAGCAGCAATCCCGTGACATCTATCCCTTTGTAACGAAGAATGTCAAAGGCACAGAAGGTAGCCTGTACTCGGCTGCTGCGCGATTGGAAGCGGCTCATCATTGCTTCGAAGTCTGGTTTGCCATGTTGATCGGTAACGATGAGCTCGCCATCTAGTATCGTGCCCGCAGGCAGTGGAGAATTATGCAGTTCCGGAAATTTATGTGTAACGTCGTTTTCATGCCGCGTATATAGCCGCAATCCATCCATCGTAGATACGAGGAGACGGATGCCGTCTAGTTTTAGTTCCGCGATGTGGTTTTCCTTGTCAAAAGGCTCATTGCCAGCCGCATATTGCAATAGCATTGGAGATACGAACATTTTCATCACCCAATCCCATTATAAACCTCAAAGGCATTTGTGGATTGAGGTAAATAATACATGCTTATCTCACAAGGTTTCAATTGGCTCGGTGTGCTTGATAGAGAGTGAAATCCAAATGATTACTCTTAATCCCGCTTCGATTAGTCACGAGGTTGACTGAATAGCACCTTCCGGGGTAAATATAGTTTAGGAGGGATGCGATATGTGCGGGAGATTTACGATTACGGCTGAATTGGATGAGATTGTTAAAACCTTTTCCATTGATGAAGTTAATTACGAATACACAAAACGTGTAAACGTGGCTCCGACCCAAACGATCCCATGTATCATTGAGCGCGACGGGAAGCGGGTTCTCGAAGGATTTCGATGGGGGTTGGTCCCTTTCTGGGCCAAGGATGCCAAAATCGCTTACAAGACGATTAACGCGCGTTCGGAAGGATTCTTATCGTGAGCGATGGTTTTCTAGAATGGAAACAGGAGGCAGATGGTAAGCAACCATATCGATTCCAATTGGCTTCGAGAGGGGTTTACGGGTTCGCAGGTTTGTACGATACCTGGCGCGATCCAGCATCAGGAGATGAAATCCAAACATCCACGATTATCACAACCACCCCGAATGATCTCGTGGCCACGGTGCACGATCGGATGCCAGTCATTTTAACTGGCACCGAAGCAGCGGACTGGATTAATCCTAAATTCGATGAAACCGAAAAGGTTCTGAGCTTCTTGAATCCTTATCCTGAAGCCAAGATGATTAAGTATCCCGTTTCAAAAGATCTCGGAAATGTAAAGAATACTAAAGCAGAATTAATCTTAGAGGTTCCATTGAATTCTAAATAATTTGAAGAGTAGTTAAGACATTTATAAGGCTGAAGGATAGATCAAGCTCAGAACGAAACAGGCTGCCAATCTTCTCGATTGGCAGCCCTTCGTTTGCGTATGGGACCCGTCGGCCGTAAGTCATGAACCACCATATTCTGTGACAGTTTTTACGATATTTTCACCTGATTCATTTATGCTGCATGGGAAGATAAATTGCCCGTCACCATAAACACGACGTTTGTTGATCTCGTCTTCAAATAGAAGGGGGGTTGATTTAATTCTTGTTAATAGATCCGTGCCATTACCACGTTCTGTCCAGCGTTGCTGGGCATGATCGGAGATATGAAAAACGAATTTTGGGAGTTGTACACCAACATGTTTTTCAATAAGTTCGACCATCATCATGCTTTGATCGACCGGTTTAAATTCTTCTACACTTCGCATCGCTGAGACAGCTAGACGAACTATTCCATGCTTTCCCATAAGTTCGGCAAGCTTTGTATGTGCTGGTTGACTAACTGCACCAATTTTCGACCTTACAATTTCAGTAATTTCATCAAGCTCCGATTTCTGTTCAACTGTCTTTATTTCAGATAGTAACGGTGCCAGGACGTTGGCTACAGAATTTAGGACGTTGGCCTCGGCGTGCCGTTGCTTCGCGCCATCGACAAGGGCTTGGCGAACTCGCGAGTTGGGATTGTGCTGGAGACCCCAGCGACCCCAGCGATGCTACGCCGCCTTCCAGCAGAGGGCATCGCTGATAAAGAACTTTCGGCACTCCTTGCTGGTGATCGGCTCATTCCGATTGTGCACGAGACATCTTGCGGAAGCATTTCTTGGTGGAGCCATACTGGTACAACCTTGGAATGGCTGCAGCAGCATATGTCGAGGGAATCGAGTCGTTATATAACGAAAATGAATGGAAAGACTTAGTTTCTTTATTAATTACAAAACAGACTGGTAGTGTTCCAAATAAAGATTCAATAACTAACCCATCAAGTGAAATACGGTTAGAAGCACTCTCTATAAGATTAAGACAATTACATGCACAAAAAGCAGAGCAGCTCCCATTTGTTTCATGGGAGGATGGCAAAGGGAAGTCATATCGTTTATTGGAAGATAGTGATCTTGTTGAACACTTTGGCGTAGCTATTGGTTTAATAGCAGCAAGCCATTGGTGGACTGTAGATGAGATCGAAACAGACCACTCCACAAGCCCGCGGTCGCGGTAGATGCCGTAATGCAGGTGAGGCGGGAATTTGCCCTGCGTGCCCGGACGCCCGTACCCGGAGCTGCCGACCCAGCCGACGACTTGGCCCGGCTTCCAAAGTTGTCATACGTTCTTGGTGCGCCGCCTACGTTCCCAAGGGATTGGGAAGTTATACTATGATGCTGGGGACATTTGCATAATCTACATCGATAATGGGCATGTTAGTCACACTATAGAGATGTCAGGATAATGGTGGCTACGATCATGTTTTTTATAAAAAATATGTTGTTCAAATCCAAACCAAAGTTCAACAAGCCAAACGCGACGGAATCTTCGTCATTTACCTTTGCAACTGAAATGGCTCAAATGAACATACAGTTGCAAGAAACATTTCGTATGCTTCCTGATTTTGTAAGTAGAGAATTAACCAATAAGGTGACATTTGGGGTTTATTATCTAAGCAATTTAGTGGATTCGGAGCTTCTTAATAAAGAAATCCTCAATCGATTAATTGAAATAGAAGAACTGCTTTCACCTGAGAAGCTGGTGGATTTGCTTCCAATTGGACAATTGCTGTTGGATGATAATTGGAATCACATGCAACAATATATTTTGCAAGGCTGGACGTATATCCATATTAGCGGCTATAAGTATGGCATTCTGGTTAATACAGCCAAACAAAGAGAACGGGCGCTGACGAAGCCAGAAAATGAGAGTCAAATTTTAGGTCCGCAAATCGCTTTTACGGAAAATTTGGAAACCAATTTAGCGCTGATTCATCAATATTTGCCTAATCCTGATTTAAGCGAAATAGCAATAAATATGGGTGAAAATACCCAAAACAATATTCGTGTCGTCTATTTGAGAAATCGAGCCGACTTAGAAATGGTTACACATATCCTTAACACCATACAAGCCTTGGATTTGGAATCGCTATTGGATGCAACGGTTCTAGCGCAATGGATGGAGGATAACCCCAACTCAGCTTTTCCTCAAACGATTACGACAGAAAGGGTAGATCGGGCAATATTCCCCTTGTTGGAGGGAAAGGTTGTTATTGTGGTTAGCGGCAGTCCAAATGTAATCATATGCCCAACTACGTTTTTAGATTTTTTTAAATCCATTGAAGATTATTATTACAGGTGGACTGTAGGTTTATTTCTACGCGGATTGCGAGTTCTTGGTATTATGATTTCACTCTTTGCAACAGCAGTCTATGTCGCGGCACTTACTTTTCATTATGAAACAATCCCACAGGCATTTCTGGTTCCGCTTGCTCAATCCCGTGCGAGAGTTCCATTTCCCCCGCTTATTGAAGCGTTGATGCTGGAAACCATCATTCAGCTATTAGGTGAAGCAGGGGCAAGGCTACCGTCCAAAGTAGGTCAAACGATGGGGATTGTTGGCGGTATTGTCATTGGACAGGCGGCGGTACAAGCCGGATTCACCAGCAATATTTTAATCATCATCGTTGCATTAAGCGCTCTATCCTCGTTCACTACACCCGTATTTGCCATGTCTAATACGATTCGAATTATTCGATTCTCGATTATTATTTCCGCAGGTATCATAGGGGGATTAGGCATTACTATGAGCATTGCTTTTTTAATTTTGCATTTGCTTCGGCAGTCCAGTGTGGGACAACCCTATTTCTATCCTCCTTATACAATCGAAAATAAAAACAAACGGGATGGACTCGTTCGGATGCCATTCAGTTCGGCACCGAAACGATCTGTATTCGCCAATACAGAGGAGAATAATCCGAAGGGAAGCTCGGATATTGATGAGTAAAACACGACAAACGTATATGTACAGTAGCTTTCTTCTCATATTTATTATCCATGACGCTCAGGTGGGAGTAGGGCTTCCCGGCTATCAAAGAGTTGTGTACCAATTAGCCGGTCATGATGCTTGGATAACTGTTCTGATTACAGGTATCATCACTCAACTCGTGGTCTGGATGATGATTAAAACGTTGGCGAAATTCGAAAATAAAGACCTTTATGACATTCATTTAGTGGTTTATGGGAAATTTCTTGGAAATGTCGCAAATCTGATCTACACGGTTTATTTCTTATTTGCAACCATCATTGTAATGCGTAATTATATCGAAATGATACAGGTCTGGTTATTCCCTAATGCCCCAACATGGGTACTTACTTTATTGATTGCAAGTATCGTGTTTTACGGGGTAACAGGCGGCTTACGAACGATTGTCGGAGCATGTTTCATATTTGTAACTATTACGATATGGCTTATCTTCTTGCTATACTTTCCTTTGAAATATGCGGACTGGACAGGGATATTGCCGATACTGGAAACGGATATGAGCCATCTGAGTAAAGGGGTCTTGTCGATGTCCTTTACAATGGCAGGGTTTGAAATTCTCTATTTCATATATGCGTATGCCAAAGATAAGTCCAAAGTCCAGCGATATTCACAAATTGGCTTAATGAGTGTCACCTTCGTGTACACGGTAGTTATGTTTGTTACTATTGTCTTTTACAGCGGCGGTGAACTCTTGAAGACGGACTGGGCTACTTTTACCATGCTGAAAATTATCAAATTTTCGTTTCTGGAAAGGTTTGAGTATATTGGCGTCAGTTTGTGGCTTCTCGTCATTGTGCCAAATCTGCTCATGTACAGTTGGGCGGCAACGAGAGGACTCAAACGTACTTTTGCATGGAAACAAAAATACTGGTTGTATGTATTTATAGGAGTTGCTTGCATCGCTTGCTCTTTGATTGAATCCCGAATACAGATAAATCGGATAAATAATCTTTTTTCTAAGTTGGCTGTCTATATCGTTTATGTGTATCCAGTGGTTCTCTTTGTCATTGTTAATTTTCATTCTTGGAAGCAAAAGAAAAGAAGCCACACAGAGGTGATACCTTGAAAAGATTCAATCTTATCTTCCTTGTAGTGTTAGTATTAAGTCTGCCTTTCACATTACATTTGAAAGCAAATGTGCTGGAGAAATTAGGAATGGTGATTGCATCAGGATATGATAAAGTGGATGGCAATAAAATAAAAGGCACGTATGTGCTCCATCAGATAGACCCAAGTTCCAAATCCACCATCTTGACAATCACTTCGGAGTCCTTGACCAGTAAAGGAGCGCGTGTTGCGGCGAATCGCCAATCGCATAAAAAAGTTGTCGCCGGTCAGATGCGAGTTGTCATTTATGACTATAAACTTGCACAGTCAGGTCTTTCAACGTTGGTTGATACTTTATTTCGAGATGCGTCCGTTGCGAGTACGATTTATATGGCAGTCAGTAAAGAAAGTGCAGAAGATTTATTAACGCATAAATACACGCAATTTTCGGATGTAGGTTCGTTTATTGTAGATGACATCCAACAGAATATATTGGGAGAACAGATGATTTCGGGTACACTTCATGAATTTCTCTCAGCCTTATATTCGACGGCAGACCCTATGGTGCCGCTTCTACAAAGAAAAGGTGATTCTGTAGAACTGAAAAATGTGGCTCTGTTCAATGGTGATAAATTAGTGGGCACGGTTGGACCAAGGGAAGCTTTCTTTCTTAAGACAATTCGGGATAGATATAAATCAGGAAGCATAGAGTTATCGTTAGCTACGAATCAATTGGGAGACATCGCTAAGAACGTCAAAGAAAAGACCGTTCGAATCGTGATTGAGAACATAGCTAGCTCTTGCACTAAAAAGCTGATTAGCCAAAACCCACTTAAATTTCAGGTTAATATTAAAATGAAAGGAGTGCTTACGGAAAGTTCCGCGCAACTTGATTTCAGACAAGTTGGTGTCATTCAAACCCTGCAAAAGAAATTGGATGATGAATCAGAAAAACAGATACAAATTTTGTTAAAAAAATTAATCTCCTTAGATTCGGACCCAATCGGATTCGGAGAATTTTTCCGCAGTCGGGTGTATCACTCGAACTTGACGAGCGATAAATGGCATGACATGTATAAGTCAGCTTCCTATGATGTCCATGTGGACATACGAATCGTGCGGATGGGACAAATACAATAAGAAAAATACTTTAACGCTTTAACGCAGATGACTGCCCTGCATATCACCAGGTAACACCGAGAGCTCTTAAAACCAAAAGCCCCATATGCTTAAGGGACGCTTTCTACCACACGCTAGACATCTATACTTGGTTTTTTATGTTTAGAATCAGTAAATTTACACATATTCACTAAATTCGGATTTTATACATATGTCACTAAATCGCTCTAATCACTTGATATGACTGCATTTGTGTAGCGACATGAACTTACTTGAATATGCGACATGAACTTACTTGAATTCCTCTTTGCGACATGAACTTACTTGAATTACTGTTCTATCTTATGAATAAGATATACATTAAAACTGCATAAACGTTTATGCCGATTGCCTGGAAGTTGCAGACGAGCCGTATACGATCGCATTGAGTTTATGGATTAATCTCAGCCAATAGTAATGGCAGCCTGAATGGCTGCCGTTACTTGGCATTTATCACTTAAAGTTTGTTATATTCTTCGTCTGATACAGGCTCGAGCCATTCCGGCCTACCCGCCGTAATAGCAATATGCTCGAACCAGCTGTCTTTTGAGGCGCCGTGCCAGTGCTTTACCCCATCATGTGTAACAACTACATCGCCGGCCTTTAGAAACTGAGCAGGCTTGCCCTCTTCCTGATACCAGCCTTCGCCGCCTGTTACCAAAAGGAGCTGAAAACCGTTTCGATGGATATGCCAGTTGTTACGGCAACCCGGTTCAAAGGTCACGTTTCCGACGCCTACATTAACGTTCTGATCAGCAACCAGCGTTTTCAAATAGCTTTGTCCCACAAAGTATTGCGCAAAGGCTTCATTTTTCTCCCCCACCGGGAAAATGACGCCGTTTTTAACTTCTTCATGTTTTGCCACTTTTGGTTCCTCCTCTTTACTTTAATTTTCCGCCAAACACCGGGAATAATCTGTGCTCTAACATATGTTCTTAAAATAAAAAACCGCGATCTACGTGGTCGTTAATGGATAAATGTTCTTGTCCAGTAGCGACATGAACGTGCTTAAAAATGCGACGTGAACATACTTGAATTACTGTTCCATCTCATGAATTGAATATACATTAGCATGAAAAAAACAGGTCAGGGAATCCGTGATTCCCCAACCCTAGACTGGTATGTTTGCCGCAATTATTGCGAGTTAAAATTAGAAACCTTAAAGATCTAGCTTACGGTCAGCAAGCCATTGAATGGTTTCCGGTCGATTAGCCTGTGGATACAGACTTTGATTCGTATCCAACGTTGCAATCTTCTCAAATTCCTCTTGCGTTAACTCAAAGTCGAAAATACTGATATTTTCAATGATTCTTTCTTTGCGAACCGATTTCGGAATCGCCACAACTCCCCTTTGCGTCATCCATCGCAAAATCACTTGAGCAACCGTTTTTTGATGCCTTTCTGCGATGGACTGCAATACATCGTTCTGAAAGACATTGTGCTTTCCTTGCACTAATGGTCCCCAGGACTCCATTTGAACATGATGCTCTCTCATGAATTTAGCGTATTCATGCTGCTGGTAAAAAGGATGAACTTCTACCTGGTTTACAGCAGGAGTTACGTCATTATGAATGATCAGATCGACGAGGCGATCGGCCGTGAAGTTGCTGACGCCAATGGCTCTGATCTTGCCTTCGCGGTACATCTCTTCCATCGCCCGCCAAGAGCCATAAACGTCTCCTATGGGTTGATGGATCAGATACAAATCCAAATAATCGAGCTGCAGTTTGGCAAGCGATTTTTCCAATGCCCTTTTCGTTTGCTCATAACCGCTATCTTGGATCCAAAGCTTCGTCGTAATGAACAGCTCGTCTCTGGGTACGCCGCTGCGTTTAACGGCATTGCCAACCGCGACTTCATTTTGATAAGAAGCCGCCGTATCGATCAGTCGATAGCCTGCAGTAATGGCATCGACAGCACATTGCTCGCATTCCTCCGCGTCCGGAATCTGAAAGACGCCAAAGCCCAGAACGGGCATCTCCACCCCATTATTTAAAGTGACCTTTTGCATGCCGATTCCTCCTTATGTTTGCGAATGAAAGCTCAATCAAAATTCGTATTATCAGACACTTCGCGCCAGGATTCGTACTCGGTCAGACGCTGCTGATAATGCTGAATGACAGCATCTACCATGCCTTTGCCCGCTAGCCAGCGGAAAGGCGGATTCGTATCATCTGCGACCCTCATGAGTGCCTTTGCGAGCTTATCTGGATCACCGAATTGTTCACCTGCAAAGTAGAAGTCATGCATCGAATCTCTCTGGGCCGAATAGTCGTCGATTTGGAGTTCGGAAAATTTGGCCGACGTCTGTTTATTGGTAAAGTCCGTGCGGAATGGGCCGGGTTCCACGAGCATGACCTTAATGCCGAAATGCTGCAACTCGGCCTTCAGTCCCTCGGCCCACCCTTCCAATGCGAACTTGGAGGCACTGTATACCGCCCCCCCCGGAATCGACATCAGCCCCATCATGGAGCTGAACACCATGACGGTTCCCGAACCTTGCTTGCGCATGACCGGAAGCACAGTTCGGGTCAGTCTCATTGTCCCGAAAACATTGGTTTCCATTTGTTGTCGGAGTTGCTCTTCTGTAATTTCCTCAAAGTAACCGAGTTGACCATATCCGGCGTTGTTGACAAGTACGTCGATACACCCGAATTTCTCTTGAGCCGCTTGAACAGAAGCATGCACTTGCTCTTCATTGGTGATATCCAGCTTCGTGATGATCAGATTCGGAGAGGTGCCGAGGGCTGCTTCCATTCCCTCCGTATTTCTGGCTGCGGCAACGACTTTGAACCCCTGAGCCAAGGCTTCCTTCGCGATTGCCGCACCAATGCCTTTATTGGCACCCGTAATCATCCAGACTTGTTCGCTTGTGTTTACCATGTTTTATCTCCCCTCAAGAATAAAATCAATGAGTTGGCTTTGCTTCTACCGCATGATTGATAACGACTCGCCGGATAAAGAGCGAAACCACAAGGCCAACCACCGCTACGATCAACGTGAACCAGAATACGTGTTCAGACCCCGTGGCCATAGCGTTTGCGATTTCAGCAGGCTGCGAAGGAGCAGTTGAATGTCGTAGGTAGCGCTCCGTGCCGCTTGAAAGAATACTGATGGAGACAGCTGTCGCAATGGCACCCGTAACTTGCTGCACGGTATTCATGACCGCGGTGCCATGGGCATACAAGTGCGGCGGCAATTGATTGAGGCCATTTGTTTGTGCGGGAACCCAAATCATCGCCAAGCCGATCATCATGACCATGTGCAGTGTGATAATAAAGGCCACAGTAGAAGCTAATGATATGTTCGTGAAGAACCATAGAGTAACGGCGGCAATGACTAATCCAGGGATCACCAGCCGTCTTGGACCGAATTTATCGAACAATTGGCCCATGCGATTCGATAGAATCCCATTCAGCAAGCTGCCGGGCAACAGCATAAGTCCCGTGGTTAACGTAGTGAGTCCTTTGCCATTCTGCAGAAATAGTGGCAGAATAATCGCCAGAGACATGGCCATCAGCATGCTCGATACAACCATCACCACGCTCATGACGTACATGGGATGCTTGAATACTCCCATGTTCAAGAGGGGATCGCGCATCCGGATCTGCCTGACGATGAATAACACCAGAGCAACAAGACCGACGGCGACGGATGCGATTACAGCCGGATGCGTCCAGCCTCCCGTATCTTCCCCGGCCTTACTGAAGCCGTAGACGATGCCCCCGAATCCGATGGTCGACATGATGATTGAAGCCAGATCAAACCGCGGCTTCGAAACCTCCGTAATATTCTCCAGGTTTTTAAGCCCCACGAACAAACCGATGATCAGAAACGGAAGAGACAGCCAGAAAATATAATGCCACGACAAATATTGAATCAAAATTCCCGCGATCGTAGGCCCCGTGGTTGGCGCGCACATAATCACCAGCCCGACAAGTCCCATTGCCGCTCCTCTTCTCTCCGTGGGATAGATGAGAAGGATGGTATGAAACATAAGCGGTAGAAGCAGCCCCATACCGAATGCCTGCAGCACGCGGGCCGCCAGCAGCATTTCAAAGTTGACGGAAATGGCAGCAGCAAATGTCCCTACGATCAAGCTGATCAGCGATGCGGTGAACAGCTGTTTCGTCGTAAAACGTTGGAGCAGTAAACCGCTCATCGGCATTAAGATACCAAGAACCAGCAAGTATACGGTCGTCAGCCATTGTGCGGTTGCCGCCGATATCTGAAATACATGCATCAAGTTGCTAAGGGCGATATTGAGCGATGTT
Above is a window of Paenibacillus rhizovicinus DNA encoding:
- a CDS encoding SDR family oxidoreductase, whose amino-acid sequence is MVNTSEQVWMITGANKGIGAAIAKEALAQGFKVVAAARNTEGMEAALGTSPNLIITKLDITNEEQVHASVQAAQEKFGCIDVLVNNAGYGQLGYFEEITEEQLRQQMETNVFGTMRLTRTVLPVMRKQGSGTVMVFSSMMGLMSIPGGAVYSASKFALEGWAEGLKAELQHFGIKVMLVEPGPFRTDFTNKQTSAKFSELQIDDYSAQRDSMHDFYFAGEQFGDPDKLAKALMRVADDTNPPFRWLAGKGMVDAVIQHYQQRLTEYESWREVSDNTNFD
- a CDS encoding MDR family MFS transporter: MEKTKPYNTRAIMFSLLMCSFIGMFSETSLNIALSNLMHVFQISAATAQWLTTVYLLVLGILMPMSGLLLQRFTTKQLFTASLISLIVGTFAAAISVNFEMLLAARVLQAFGMGLLLPLMFHTILLIYPTERRGAAMGLVGLVIMCAPTTGPTIAGILIQYLSWHYIFWLSLPFLIIGLFVGLKNLENITEVSKPRFDLASIIMSTIGFGGIVYGFSKAGEDTGGWTHPAVIASVAVGLVALVLFIVRQIRMRDPLLNMGVFKHPMYVMSVVMVVSSMLMAMSLAIILPLFLQNGKGLTTLTTGLMLLPGSLLNGILSNRMGQLFDKFGPRRLVIPGLVIAAVTLWFFTNISLASTVAFIITLHMVMMIGLAMIWVPAQTNGLNQLPPHLYAHGTAVMNTVQQVTGAIATAVSISILSSGTERYLRHSTAPSQPAEIANAMATGSEHVFWFTLIVAVVGLVVSLFIRRVVINHAVEAKPTH